Genomic DNA from Polyodon spathula isolate WHYD16114869_AA chromosome 8, ASM1765450v1, whole genome shotgun sequence:
ACACTGTTATGAAAAGTTTTGAAACGCCGAGGACCATTTTAACAGTGCAACCCAGCGTAttcctgtattttatttaatggggTAACCCAGCGTGCTCTACAGACATTCACCCTTAACTTCAAACCTTTAGTCCCAGATCAAGCAGAAGGTTTCGGCTAATACCTCGTAAACTACAATCGCTCATATTGGTGATATTAATGCAGAGTAGCTTAACAACGAACAAACAGATCAGTATTGTTTTATAGCTAATCAATTGAATTTGATTAGCACCCGAGTCTCTCTAAATAACCCCTTCATTTGAAATGGGTTGTATTGTTCCTGATTACCTTGACTTGCGCTCTTTGTGTAATTGAATTCATCAGATCACCGCGATGGAACTGTCCAACTTGATAAACGCATCTATTATACGGGGAATCAGGTCATACCTCCACAGAGAACAGTTCTGTCATTTCATAGCTCGGTTTTTGGCTTCAGACCTTTGTGAAAAGCAAACCTAATCAATGTGTCAATTTACTATAACCACTTTGAAAATCACTTTGGCGCAGAAATTTGAAAAGCGTGTGATACAACttgaatttgaaatgcattttatatacttGTTGCAATATTCATTTTGGGAAGACTAAAACACATTtccaaacaattacaaataaagacATGACTTATGTTATGTGTTATGGCAGATCACAATGTGTATGGAGCCTAATGTTATACACAATCAAtcgaggaagaaaaaaaaaaacgattccaGTTTTCATTGTTTGCGTATAACGTGTTCTGTTGTAAAATGCGCATTAGCCTTTCACATATATAGACTGGAGCCAGATTTATGATAAAACATTTCAGATGCTTGAACAAGCAACGGCTAAAACTAGTAAAAcctatgaacacacacacacacacacacacacacacacacaccatcaaaaCTCTTAAGTGGCCAGGTATGTATTGTAAATCCACGCACAATAATTTACGCAACTAATCTGAATCTGATTTAGCGTTTAATGACACTCCAGCACACAGTATTTTAACTCTGGCTTTGAATGGACTTCACACACTCGAAATACTCACTTTTTAGTGAACATAAaacaactgtctatcaaattcaatgatttttttaaccctttgttcCAACTCCTGTAATTTCCGGCgtattcattttatataaagaTGAAatcttattgtactgtaatggATTCAACTAAAACAAAAGTAGACCTATGTGTCTCTTTGAAGGGATTAACGAGCTACAGCGCCTTAGTAACGAGCTGTCAATCTCTGTGGATAAGCACGCCCTCCGCCACAGCTCGCTATATGAAGGGCGGCTCAACCTCAGGCAGCGTCTTGGAATTTGGAGTCTCCAGTGTTCCAAGATTCCTGCGTCACAGATTGGATTTGGAGATTTCTTTATTGGGGGAAAAACATCAACATGCCGCATGGATATCAGACTCTGGTTTTGGGGTGCCCACCTGGAGTCCCCCCTGTTCCTGGTCACCCTGCAGTAGCCCTGTGTTATTCTGGGATGCAGGGCTACAGTTTCATCCCCTATCTGCATCTGGGACACAACATGAGACAAATGGTACGTGTGGTTTAATGCGTATAGTCTTTATCTGTATCCATatactttgtgatattttatacTGGAGTGTTGGAAATTACGTTTCTGTCATgtcgttttaaattaaattctggAGTTTAGTCGTTGCCCAATTACGCACTACCAACATTCAATATCTGCTTAGTGAACTCCCTTTATCCATTCTCTTTCTGGAGTTATAATTGTTAAAtagataatttaaatatatttttttttcttgtccctTGCAGGGTCCCTATCAGCTGAAGTCAGcgtctccctaccaccaggctCTCCTCGGCCAAGGTGCACCCTTCTACTCGCCCTACCGAGCCGTGGCAGCTGAGCACCCGGGTAGGGCGGGCAAAGCGGTCGCCCGAGAGAGCACCGGAGCGCTCAAGACCTGGCTCAGCGAGCACCTGAAGAACCCATACCCGACCAAGGGCGAGAAGGTCATGCTGGCCATTGTCACCAAGATGAGCCTCACGCAGGTCTCCACCTGGTTCGCCAACGCCAGGAGGCGACTGAAGAAGGAAAACAAAGTGAGCTGGGTGTGCAAGAGCAAAACCGACGAGGAGAGTGAGAGCGAGGAAGAGGAGGCTGGTGAGAAAAGAGAGCGTgcggaggaggaggaagaaatcGATTTACAGACTGTGGATGAGAATGAAGGATCTGGGTCTGAGGGTTCCGACCAGGAGCCCACCAGGACGCCAGACAGACCCAGTCCAGGGCCACCAGGGGACGGGCTAAAGGAATCGGAAAGAGATGCAGCTCTGGGGAACAACCGCGAGAGTGAAAATAAGGGGGTCACACGCTTTGGTGATTCTACAAAACCCGAACTAGAAGCGAAAGAGAATACACAGCCACAGAAACCCCAAATATGGTCCCTGGTGGAAACAGCAACCTCGTGCACTGGGCACAGTGCAGTGAAGAAAAGACCCGTCCATATCAACAGCCAGGACACTGGCGGCTTGTGGGCGGATTTGGCTGTCAGGAACGGACAGTATTTTCCTCTGTATTTTCCAGCACATTACACCCATAGACAAACCCTTCCCGGTGGTATGAACTGTTAGTATGTAAACTGCCGGACCACAGTCATCTCTAAGTGCACTTCATTTACTATTTCAAAGTTGCTATTCTCATTGTGAAAGCCATCGCATTAGCTtctcatttctgttttaatatactatgtatttttgtacatgatgtaaataataaatcgttttttttttttttgtttgtttttaaataccctaattgtataatatttatgcaataaatgctttgaaatctAAACAGAAAACTTTTTGGGAATTGTGTCTGTATCAGTTAGCAATAAGTTGTGCAACAAACTGAACCGTTCCCAATTCACAGGGCACACTGAACCGTTCCCAATTCACAGGGCACACTGAACCGTTCCCAATTCACAGGGCACACTGAACCGTTCTCAATTCACAGGGCACACTGAACCGTTCTCAATTCACACGGCACACTGAACCGTTCTCAATTCACACGGCAGACTATTacgttactttatttttttatttttaaaatatacattatccAATTTTCGTTTAGTTTTATTGAAGTGGTAAAATTAAggtaaatacaacaaaataatcaattgttttttcttcattcttataataatgtgttataataaaatgccgtttagttcattattattaaatgtgcacaACTTATCAAAAGTTAACATTAGAAGAGATGTATGCAATTCCTTATGTAACTGATAAAGATGGTTGAATAACCAGCGTCCCTGAGCGTTgcacaaaataattcaaacatcGTTTTAACTTCAAGTAATTCAGATtttaaaaccaatacaaaacGGCGGTAAGAAGTCTCCAGAAATGTTTTAGTATTTTACAGCTGTCGTCATTTAAATAAACGTTATCGTCGGCCTACATATTGGAAGATATCGATAAAGTGATAACTAAATATTGAAGACAAAAGAAAAGTAGCTACCATTAACAGATTGGAAACATGAATATCTATAAGATAACTAGAGGACTTGTGCCTTGAGCACTGCAGGAGCCCACATGTTGTGGTCGTGCCTTTGTCATGTTAAGGTTAAGAGTTTTACAAGTTATTCACTTATCATATTATTAATGATGCTTAGTGACTAAGCCGTACCTGATTCTAGCGCTCTGAAATATGACATCACGCCACACCCAGCAGCGAATTTATTTTACCAGTAGATATTGCAGAATCAAAAGacatattcaaaaaaaaaaaaaaacctctgcagcataaaaaataataataataatcaagtctTGCAAGCTAATGATCTTCGCAGTGGTACAGGCAGCAGTTATGTAATGTATTGGATTGAgaatcaacacatttaaaaaatatgacgtCGGTGTTGAAACTATTCggtagaaatacaaataaatagaattGTTTCACCAGTGCAGCCTATGTGTCTCCGATTTATATCGCGCGATTTGTGGATGAACTGGATAATAATCACATCAGTGAGTAGCCATACATTTCTCAGCAATCCAATGCATGTCTATCACTTATTGATAAGCTATACACGTCTATCAGTTATTGATAAGCTCTACGcgtccagccccccccccccccccccccaatcatcaCACACGGAACTgaaacattgtgtgtgtgagagagagtgaaagTAATTGGATACCATTAACAAAACCACAGGAGCATCCCTGAACAAAACCGCTGTGTCACCGCACTGTAGTGTTTTAAAACCCGTTGTTACCCCGCACTAGCGCTCGTTTTCTTTACTTCATGGTGTAGGTTATACAACACGCGACACagccttgtatttatttatttttttatttataggatTTTATTGCACAAAATAACCCATTTTAACATGTGTAACCCAGTGGATATTTACAGGATGTGCAAAAGTATCTGCCAGAATGGAAATAGGGTAACAGAGTTTACTTCAGTTTTATATTACAAAGCATTCACATTGTGAGCTTTAAATACTTGCTAATTACAAAACTTCCACTTTGAAATAACATTACCCTAGGAAAAGCTTTATAAATACCAAAATTAAGTGCACTTTACAGGAAAACGAATTTCCTTGAATGGTTGCAGTTTACTTTCGCATACCACAAGACAAACCGAGTCTATGGGTGTAATGTGCTGGCAAATACAGAGGAAAATACTGTCCATTCCTGACAGCCAAATTCGCACACAAGCCGCCAGTGTCCTGGCTGTTGATATGAACGGGTCTTTTCTTCACTGCACTGTGCCCAGTGCCCGAGGTTGCTGTTTCGACCAGGGACCATATTTGGGGTTTCTGTGGCTGTGTATTCTCTTTCGCTTCTAGTTCGGGTTTTGTAGAATCACCAAAGCGTGTGACCCCCTTATTTTCACTCTCGCGGTTGTTCCCCAGAGCTGCATCTCTTTCCGATTCCTTTAGCCCGTCCCCTGGTGGCCCTGGACTGAGTCTGTTTGGCGTCCTGATGGGCTCCTGGTCGGAACCCTCAGACCCAGATCCTTCATTCTCATTCTCATCCACTGTCTGTAAATCgatttcttcctcctcctcctcctcctccgcacGCTCTCTTTTCTCTACAGCCTCCTCTTCCTCGCTCTCACTCTCCTCGTCGGTTTTGCTCTTGCACACCCAGCTCACTTTGTTTTCCTTCTTCAGTCGCCTCCTGGCGTTGGCGAACCAGGTGGAGACCTGCGTGAGGCTCATCTTGGTGACAATGGCCAGCATGACCTTTTCGCCCTTGGTCGGGTATGGGTTCTTCAGGTGCTCGCTGAGCCAGGTCTTGAGCGCTCCGGTGCTCTCTCGGGCGACCGCTTTGCCCGCCCTACCCGGGTGCTCAGCTGCCATGGCTCGGTAGGGCGAGTAGAAGGGTGCACCTTGGCCGAGGAGagcctggtggtagggagacgCTGACTTCAGCTGATAGGGACCCTGCAAgggacaagaaaaaaatatatatttaattatctatttaaCAATTATAACTCCAGAAAGAGAATGGATAAAGGGAGTTCACTAAGCAGATATTGAATGTTGGTAGTGCGTAATTGGGCAACGACTAAACTccagaatttaatttaaaagaaacgtAATTTCCAACACTCCAgtataaaatatcacaaagtatATGGATACAGATAAAGACTATACGCATTAAACCACACGTACCATTTGTCTCATATTGTGTCCCAGATGCAGATAGGGGATGAAACTGTAGCCCTGCATCCCAGAATAGGACAGGGCTACTGCAGGGTGACCAGGAACAGGGGGGACTCCAGGTGGGCACCCCCAAACCATAGTCTGATATCCATGCGGCATGTTGATGTTTTTCCCAATAAAGAAATTTCCAAATCCAATCTGTGACGCAGGAATCTTGGAACACTGGAGACTCCAAATTCCTAGACGCTGCCTGAGCTGGAGCCGCCCTTCATATAGCGAGCTGTGACAGAAGAGGCGCGTTTATCCACAGTGATTGACACGTCATGACCAAAGGCGCTACCTGCAAACTCTGACACCTTCAAAGAGACACTCTGTACTTTTGTAAATTGTACTTCTTAAggcaaatacataaaaaatgtgattGGCAAGACATTAGTAACAGTTTTGAAAATCAACCCTTTTTATTGAACATAGTATTAATCTGATATGCAAATTTCTAATCACCCGcagttatattaaataaatattaggcatctgcataataataataataataataataataataataatgcactatattaaaaatatacataaatacaaaataccttACTTGAAGTAAGTTACATTTCTCAAGACGTCATTCTTATCTGTAGCAATTACAAATCTATAATACTTCTATCAGTGCTACAGCGAGAGAGACCGCTAAAGCAGAATTCAATGCTCCTATCAGTACTACAGAGAGACACATGACAAAAAATAAGGGATTCAGTAAAAGCCTAACTTCTGTACTATTCTATAGTCAACAGCAGTGACGCGTCCCTTTATATATCTGCGTTCTGAGCATGTAGTCCTGCAAGAACACACGGGCTGCGTTTGAAACTGTTCATTTGCATAGAGGCTACAGAGCAATTGTTTTTGACATGGGTGCGGTGAATCACCTTTTTGCTAAAGCATTGACTATTTAATGAAGAACAGCATTCGGTGGTCATTCCAATTGTGCGCGTTAGAGTAGCCATTTCAGTCCATTGTCGAACAATTTCCATTTGAAGGCATGTTTGAGCAGCTCAATGTGGTGAAATATGCAGCCGTGAAAATGCAGTAATGAGGCTATGCATTCTCCTGGAAAACGATTCAGCAACACTTGAATCAGTTTGTCAGCGAAGAGGCCAGAGGCAACGACATCTAACAGGGCTTGAATAGCCGTGAGTAAATGATTACCGTCCCGTTTAAAAGGTGTTTTCCTCCGTTGTCTAGGCAGATCCTAAattaggttttaaaaaacaaacctgtctaatttcaatgtattttgcaTTCGTTTCTGATATAGCCTACAATGCTCTGGCGTGCAGCTCCAAATTGTAATCATGTTAAAATGTTAGTTCCAATTTTAAATAtcgttgtgttttttgttttctttcttcctgGTATCTGGTGTCCAGCTGTATTTAGAAACACTTAGCTAAAGGAGGTAAGGTGTTTTTCTTACTCTTaatgccttgtgtggcaaaccaTGAAATTAAACTGAGCCTAGATCATTTGTCTGACTGGCAGAATCTTCCAAAGATATGTTGCTTTTTATATTGTATAGCCGGTCTGTATTTACTGTCATATACAGGGATACGTGCTTGCTTGATCGCTTTGTCAAGACAGCTTTCTATTACTGGAGCAGGTATCTATTTCCACAGCTGCGTATAATTGTGTGTTCTGTCTGCATCCCGGTTTTAAGGCAATACATGACAACAGGGTCCAACGTGTTCACAAGTCCGTTTTTATTTTGTCGTTTCAGATAAATACTGCTGATACCAAATCAAGGATAACAAGGGCGAAAGGGTCCTTCATCAGAAACTGATAacgtttaaaataataataataataataataataataataataataataataattattattattattattattattattattattattattattattattattattgtgatcaAATACATTCAGGCctgaatttacatttaaaacacatctaCATCGTTTAAAATAGCCGTGAATTTGagctgcagtgtgtgcattgACCGCTTCCCGGGCACATTTACCATACTCATGTAAATCGAGCAAGCTCACGGCATCTAAAAGCAATCGTTTTGCATCGATGACAGTCTATTGAAATGCACAACTCTGTCTATACAATGGCATTGACAGCGACAGCCTTGCCATTCAGTTTGTGAGTTGATTATCTTACTTCTACACCTTTAATACAGGTCGAGCAAACTGACTAGGGACTGCTCATTTCAATGCGTGCTAGAACTCATTTCAGCGAGTGCTAGAACTCATTTCAATTCTTGTTAGAACTCATTTCAATGCGTGTTAGAACTCATTTCAATGCGTGCTAGAACTCATTTCAATGCTTGTTAGAACTCGTTTCAATGCGTGCTAGAACTCGTTTCAATGCGTGCTAGAACTCATTTCAATGCTTGTTAGAACTCGTTTCAATGCGTGCTAGAACTCGTTTCAATGCGTGCTAGAACTCATTTCAATGCTTGTTAGAACTCGTTTCAATGCGTGCTAGAACTCGTTTCAATGCGTGCTAGAACTCATTTCAATGCGTGCTAGAACTCATTTCAGTGCGTGTTAGAACTCATTTCAGCGAGTGCTAGAACACTTCTGCTTTAATATCAAACTGTAGAGGGACATCAATAACACGCCATTCCAGACACGTGTGATGCTCAGCCCATTCATTCTGAAAGCGACAATCATTATAGGTTCATACTCGAATAGACTGCTGATTAAATTAACACCCGAATCACCATTCGCTGTACTGTCACTCTGCAGTCATATTAAACGAAGCGGAAGAGAGCTGCATGAAACATCTTAAACACAGAGGCTGCGAAGAAGAGGGAGTCTGGACTCCTCCACAGCCATGGGACAGCGCTATCAGGTTATACATCTGCATTATAATTGATTCATCAAATCAAATCGAATGTAAGGACTATATGGACATCGGCTTTTTTCCACACAGCCTAATGCTATTGATCGAGTTACAGAGAACAAGGCAATACAAATAATTGCCTAGAATTATGTAGATGGAATATATACATTCTGTGCATTGAACCGCTCATAAAactactaataatatataataataataataataataataataataataataataataataataaataataataaatgtagtttttagttAACCCAGTTATGTAATTCTACGTGTTTCAATTCAAAGAGGGCTATGCCGTCAACATGTGTGGAAATAACTTGCGATTTATTACAGAAACACGGACGGTAAACTGTAGGGGCTTTGAGGTATCGTGTccgccgaatgaaactgaaactcAGTGCATTCTACTccgatttcatttattttagcattGTATTAAATCTAACTATGTCATGTTGTTACAGTCACCCCTTTTCTACACGTATAGGGGTTATTGAGATCACTGGTTTCTATTGTAGGTATATATCTGGTTCGGCCAATTCTTTCAAACTGTTTGCTCAATTGCAGGAACAGTCTTTTTTTGTTGGGTCTATTGCAGCCAGTGTAATAGACCTAATATTGAAAACTAGGCCTGCTAACTGTTTTCTATATGTCCCACTAGTATAAGAGGTTTTAgcagattgttctttatttttttacacaaaccCTATAAGCATGCCTTGGTGTGTCCATTGTGGGGAATGGTGCAGAGAGTAGAAGTCAGAGATTTGGAGAGATCAACGGGATTAGCCCTCTTTAGCCTGGGAGACTGGAAACTGTATACAGAGGCGGAGGGGGGCTCTGTGTCCCAGCGCTCTTTATTCTTTTGTCACGCGGtagctttttaacattttgaGGCTTTGCATTTACATGGTTTATCAGCAGAAGATACTTTGAAGAGATTAGCCCAGTTCCAGTACCAGGGGGGGTTGAAACCTTGAGGATAGTTCTTCTTGTTTTCTTGATGGCTCACCTTATCTGCAGCAGCTCCTGGAATCAATGATAAGAGCCATTTGGGGATTTGCATATCTTGAAGGGGAGCTGAGGAATCTTCTCAAATTAGCAGGGATAAGATGCACACTGTCCCTCGTGAGTAACCAGTAATTCATCCTTTCACCCCAGCTAATGGTCTGGTGTAGGGTTTGTTTTCTTGGGTGTGTTTGTAGGGAGAATAAGGTGTCTCTTATCAAGTTCAGTTTGAAGTCTCTGATGTTAGTTGTTTGTGCCACTGGAGGGATTGAAATCCTGCCCGTTTGACTCTGCATGGGCTGCTTGTTCACAAGAGGTTCTCTCAACTCAAATCGTGTTCTCTACTGTATGGGAAACCAAGAGCTggcttggggttttttttttttttttttttttttttggttattattttatttacagttctaTTCAAAGCTCTTTATTCCAAATCAGTATtagcatgttatttatttatttcagaaaggaaaaagcaCCAACTCAAGTTACCAAGCCAGTAATAAACAAACTGACCCATTTCAAGAAGGACTTTGTTACagtcttagttttgtttttacatttttaacttgTTTTAGAATTTGACTTGCCGTTTTGTTCTTTCAGAAAAACCATTGCGTTAATTAGGAGTAGATGGCTTTGAGAATCTCGCCCTGTGCTGAAATGTCACCTGGCACACCTTtctgcatgcatttttatttgacttgATTCAAGGTAGTGCAGCTGTGACACCACTTTGCCAACGTTGACATGCATCTTCATTTTATATATGCATATCTCACTTTGAAATCAGGTTTATGAAAAGATAAACTGTCCACACAATTCCCCAGGCTGATTCTACACATGCTCCTGTTAATACAGTATGATTGCTGATTTTGAAGTGACAGTAACCTGGCCCTGCTGGGTCTTTTCATCGACATATAGGCAGTGAGGATTAGGCTGGGGCTCCCCAGGGTGGATATTTCGACACACAGCGCATGAAAAGGCCTCTCCCTTGCAAATCACTGGGGTTTCCATGTACATTGAAAGCCCTGCCCCTTTTAATCCTGGGATAATGAAAAATCCCATCTGAGGGCTGAAGCCTAAATCATGGGGCTTCCCGGCCTGGCTATTCTTCAAACACAGAGGGGAGAGATTAGGCAGCTGTGTATAGGTGGTACAGATGAGATGTAATCCCTCAGCAAACACAGGCTCCGATAACGGAGAGCAGAGATCTTCAGACACAGAGCGGAGAGCAGCTGAGAGCCAGGCCAGCTGATCCTGAGAACCTCCTGTACATGCCGTGTCCAAACAACACACACGGCACCAGTCCCAACCACAGGACCCTGATCCAGAAAAACTCCTGCACACACTGTGTCCAAACAACACACACTGTACTAGTCCCAACCACAGGACCCTGATCCTGAGAACCTCCTGTGTGCAAAATCCTCATTGTGACTGGGGGCCTGGGCAGGAGTGAAGCATGTTTCCAGCCTGCAGAATGCATTGCCGCCCCAAGAATGTTCATTAACACCTGGGCCAAATCAACCTTCTTCCATGCAAATAGTTGCTAACACCGCGTCCACTTAAACATGCCACTACAAATAGCTGCTAACACTGTGTCTCTACTTAAACATGCCACTGGGGACAATCTGTTCACACCTCACTAACTCGTATATGAGAGGTACCAGAGAAAGCAAATATTGATTTGGGAATGAGTGATCCTTGAAAAGCTTGTGAGCTGAGAAATGCTGCGTTGTTTAAAATGGGAGGTT
This window encodes:
- the LOC121320265 gene encoding iroquois-class homeodomain protein IRX-1-like, translating into MPHGYQTLVLGCPPGVPPVPGHPAVALCYSGMQGYSFIPYLHLGHNMRQMGPYQLKSASPYHQALLGQGAPFYSPYRAVAAEHPGRAGKAVARESTGALKTWLSEHLKNPYPTKGEKVMLAIVTKMSLTQVSTWFANARRRLKKENKVSWVCKSKTDEESESEEEEAGEKRERAEEEEEIDLQTVDENEGSGSEGSDQEPTRTPDRPSPGPPGDGLKESERDAALGNNRESENKGVTRFGDSTKPELEAKENTQPQKPQIWSLVETATSCTGHSAVKKRPVHINSQDTGGLWADLAVRNGQYFPLYFPAHYTHRQTLPGGMNC
- the LOC121320202 gene encoding iroquois-class homeodomain protein irx-1-A-like; the encoded protein is MPSLYEGRLQLRQRLGIWSLQCSKIPASQIGFGNFFIGKNINMPHGYQTMVWGCPPGVPPVPGHPAVALSYSGMQGYSFIPYLHLGHNMRQMGPYQLKSASPYHQALLGQGAPFYSPYRAMAAEHPGRAGKAVARESTGALKTWLSEHLKNPYPTKGEKVMLAIVTKMSLTQVSTWFANARRRLKKENKVSWVCKSKTDEESESEEEEAVEKRERAEEEEEEEEIDLQTVDENENEGSGSEGSDQEPIRTPNRLSPGPPGDGLKESERDAALGNNRESENKGVTRFGDSTKPELEAKENTQPQKPQIWSLVETATSGTGHSAVKKRPVHINSQDTGGLCANLAVRNGQYFPLYLPAHYTHRLGLSCGMRK